The genomic window GTCAGCCAGGAGAGAATAAGAATTCTGAAGATGCCTGCTAATTGGAAAGCACTTTTTGATAGGCAGGATACCCACTTGCCCATGTTTCTTCACTGGGCCAATCTTTTAACAAGTCCCGGGCATGCACTTGGGTGGAAGAGGTGTCTCTGGCCACCTGCGTGTGACAACCAGGCCAGTGCTTGGgtgagagaataaagaaaagggaTTCTTCCTGACTTGGGTTCTATGATCAAAGGGATCGTTGTGTGTGGAAGTCAGAGAGGACCCAGTAAAACTAaacccattctctctctctctctctctctctgggggcATCAGTGATGAGAAGGGATGAGGGATGGTGCTGGTCCATGGCCTAGATTCTAAAATTTGCTGTCACTCCATGGGACCTCAAGCGATTAATGAGACCACCATGGTCCCCTACCTTCATAAAGCTTGGGCCTATTGACTGTTGATTGGTCTAGACCAAAGTAGTTGGCAAAGAACTTGCCCGTCCATTAGCGCATCCAATGGTCCTTTTAGGTAGGAAAGGTAAATGGGATCatccccagtttacagatgagaaaactgaggctcaaaagagaaagtaattggctcaaggtcatatagttcCTAGCCAAGAAATAACCCACGTCAGTTGGATCCTGGACCTCACCACAGTAGATTTGGGTTTAATTTTGGAGGGTCTCCCAAGAGCTCCCAGGCTAATTGGCATTAGTAGGAACTAATGGGAATGTTGGTATCTGACTTGTGTTTCTCAGAAGCAAAAAAATCTCTGGCCCAGAAACAACAGTATTTGACTTCATTTTGCTTCTCCTCAAAAGATCCCTCTGCAAGCCCCCGGGCTACTGAGATATAAGCTATAGGACAAATCATATTTGACCTGACAGAAATGTGGACTCACAGTGGACCCCCTTCTAGGGGTCATGAAACAACCCTTCCCTTGAGTGAGTCCCACCTTTCTTTGCAGTCTTACTGAAGGGAGGGGTTCCAGGAGGAAGAGTACAAGTGAAAAGGTGCCAAGCCCATCATGGCTGGTCCCGGAATTCTCTCTGGTGTCCTGCTAGGCTCTGTCCCTGCTTCGGTCATCTTAGTGTCCAACATATTTGGACGAAACAGCTGTTTTCAAAAGCCATCTACAGCAAGGGTTTCAGGGCCATTGTGGAAGGAGGGGTCAGTTGGATTCTGTTTGGCCCCAGAAGGCAGAACAGGAAGCAGTGGATGGTGGATGTCAGAGGGGTCCCGGGCGGCCTTGGCAGGTAGTGAGCTCCCTCTTAGTGGGTGTCTTCCGGCTGGTGACCACTCACTTGTCCGGCCTATTtgtctttggcctttctttgtattctcagtcaTTAGAACCCTGCCTGGTGTGGATCAGGTGCTTGTCTAGCCAGATGATCTCAGTCTTCTTACTCAGATTCAGAGATGTTGAGAGTTCCTATCAGCCTCATGAAGCCATGCTTGACCGTCCATACTAATCCCTACCTTTTAGGTCCCAAGGCTCACCTCTGCTCTGCCTCTAATTCCTGGACTATCTGCTCTCCTAGGGGAGCAGGGGGTGTCCCTCAGTTCCATGTGAAGCTCCCTGAGGGCCAGCCCTAGAGCTTCTCTTTAGTCTGGTTTTGGCAGGTGAAGGTCTGTGTGAGtgctctggagccatctgagtggTCTGGCACAGGGCAGGGGTTATATAGCAGGTGCTCTTAAGGGGTCTCTGGAGCCATCCTTAGGATTGCTGAGAATTAGCATAAGATAACTTCTCTCTCTTTTGGATTTTCAGTGGAGAACCTCACCCACTGTGAGTTTGCCTTGCTCAGAGACTTTGTCATCAGGTAAGGCCCACCCTGGAGTAGGGGCAACCCCagcctccaggcttccctgtcCCTCCTCTCCCAAACCTCTCTCCTTTCTGGGAGGATGATGGCATCCTAGAGAGTGGGTTATCTCCAGCCACAAGGGCCTGCTGTTGAATGGGGAAGATCACCTAGTGGTGGGAGCTTGTCCAGAGAGGTTGGGAAGGGACCAGCTGAGAAGGGCTGCTCACCTCCCTGGGTGAAGAACCCTGCTTAAGTGATGGGACGTCCACCTGCCCCTTCTACCCACAGAGGGATTGGGAACGAGCACTTATTTAGTTCCAACCGTACCTGTGACAAATGCCATCTGGGAGGTAGATGCGGTtactctccccattttacagttgaggaaactgagttaggcAGAAGtgtggtgacttgcccagagtcccacaggTAGTCAGTATCTGTGGATGGATGTATGTTTCTCTATCCCTGGACCCCAGGCCTGGAGGCACTGCCTGGAACAGGCAGGAACAGAGGGAGCTTCCATCCTCCTTCCCTTCACCCAATGGGCAGCAAAATCAAAGGGGAGCAGCTGGGTGACCTGGGATAGAGCATGGGCCACcagaattaggaggacctgagatcagaCCTGGGCTCACCTACTAGCCGGCTGACCCTGGCCAAATTACTTAACCCTCATggtcttcagaaaaaaaagacaattagacTAGTCAGAATTTTGGAGTCAGGGTAGACatacagagtgaaaggagggtTTCGTCCTGGCCTCAGGGAGCTTACTGTCTGGTGACAGAAACTAGCTAGCTGCGAGATCCAGCAGCAGCAAGGGGGTGCCACAGTattagagtgctgggcctggagtctagaagacctggattcaaatccagcttccgACAcctggctgggtgaccctgaccaagtcacttcaccactgCTGGTTtcaactgtaaagtggagatCATAACAACACCAACTTCATAGGGCTGCTGGGGCACTCAGATCTAGGGTCCAAAGGGACCCCAGAGCCAttcttacagaagagaaaactgagggccTCTGGCCTCTCTGGGGAGAGGAGGAGTCTTGGACAGTCAGGCTGGGCCCAAGTGACTGGCTCACCTGTCCCCCGGCCAAATCCAGGGGTCCTTCCCTTTGGCCAGCCAGCTCTGGCTCGTCAAGCCAGTCACTTCGCTTCCCCCCTTTCTGTTTCTTCAGGACCCACCTCCAGGACCTTAAGGAAGTCACCCACAACATCCACTACGAGACCTATCGGGCTCGGAGGCTCAATGACAACGGTGGCCTCCCTCCGGTGAGCGAGGGAGTGATGGACACCCAGGAGAGTGGACCGTGACTCGCCCCCACCCTCTCCTAGCCCACATAGACATGCCCAGGGCCATGTGTCCAGTCGCCCCCAGCCACCTGGGGCTGTCCCTCTGGTCCACAGGCCTGTGCCTGGCGTTTGTAGAACATCACGTGTCTGCATATTATATGTGCTGGGGTGGGGTCTTTTCACTGCCCTCCCTCCCTAGAAGCCTCTTCTTCATTTGGTCTTCTCTGGCCCACTGGTAGACCTGGATTTCTCTCTTCCACCACTGGACAAAGCCACAGGCCAACCCCATCAAGTCTAGGTGGGGAAGGACCAGTGGCCCCTTTTATTCAACCAAGCTCCCCCCAAAAGACTTCCAAAGACAGACCGCACCACAGGGATGGGTGCTCGGAGCTGAGACTCGTGGGGATGTGGAGATCAGGGGTGGGCAGGGCCAAGGCAGGAGGCTGCTCAGCAGCAGCCATGGGCAGTGGAGCATCTAGGGAGGGTGGGGAAGAGAATGCCACCTCGAGTCTGTCTTGTCCACTGTCCAACAGCCACCATCTGTCATGAAGCCGCCTGCTCCTCCCCCCACCAGCCAGCATCTGCTCTGCTGGACCTTTGGCCTCTAGGCCTTTCCtgctctccttttccctccttccttccctctggcTCCTggttctctcctctctccttccccctcatcCTTCTTGCCATCCCCTCATCCTTTCACCTCTTCACCAGCGCTGCCATCTCCTCCCCAGCTGGCCGCAGGACAGGGAGCTAGCCTCATGGAACAGAGAGGTCAGGAGGTCCGGGTCAATCCAGCTTCTGACAGCTGAGGACCCTCTCTGGGTCTTGAGCTCCTGATCTGGATGATGGGTGCACTGCCCTGGTCTCAAGAGGACAGAATGGGGGCTGCCCTTCTCTCTctgccccctgccccccacccccgtcttGTTCTATGTCTCTCATTCttgctcttcttcctctcctctcctcccccccctctctgtgtctctctctgtctccccccccacACCACCCCTCCTGCCATCTGATCTTCTGAACCCCGGCTCATCCTTTGTCTCCTTCCCTTGCCCAGTAGTGCTTCCACCTTCCCAGGGAGGTCTTTCTTCTGCCCTTGGGCCCCTGAGGTTTCTGGGGCTGGGGTGGCAGCGGGCCTTGGCAGGGAGACCACGGAGGAGCCGTAGTAGGAGGCTAGCAGTGTTGACCGTTGCCCATGACCTCTTTCTCCTGGTCCATTCCATAGGCACCTCATCCATCAAATCTCACCTCCTTCAAGGGCTTGGAAAAATAAAGCCCGGAGACGCTAGATTGAGCAGGTCAGTGGGAAGGAGGCCAGAGCAGTGGGTCCGGTGCCCCCTGAGTGCCAGGGACCCAGAGCCTAGGGCGTCTGGCTCTCTTGGAGCCCGGCAGCCCATCCGCCCTCTCCCCCGGGTCTCTGGCCTGAGGCCCTCCCTCCAGGTAAGCTCCTGCCAAGAGAAAGCAGCAGCCGAGCCTCAGCCTGGACAGGGCTGCCTGCATCCCTGGTGCTGATGGCGCCCAGACCTCAGGCTCAGGTCGTGGCCTGTGCCAATAGGGCAGCTCTAGAGTGAAGGAGAGTTGGGGCCAGGGGAGCGGGGTGGCAGCCACGGGGGGAAGGGAGTTGGGCGCCTCTCGGGCCCTCATCCACTCTCCTCCCCTCTGCAGGGAGAAGGCATCCTTCCGGCCGCGCCAGCCTCCCCCTGCCCCACGACCACCGCCGAGTGAAGGTCATTTCCAGACTGCTCCTCCTCCCCGCTCttgtccccccaccccaaccgCTCACCCTTCAGGGACCAGGTCTCCTTAGCATTCCACTCGTCCAGCCAACCGCCAGCCTGCTATGCTCTGCCcatgccggggggggggggggcaagtgcCATCCTGCCTCTCCAACCAAAGGTGTCTCTGATGGCCCAGCTCTCGGCCCACCCACCCATCCTGGGCCACCCACCTCACCTGCTCCTGCTGCAGCTTCTGCAAACTCCCAGCCAGCCACTCATCGCCTTCTCCAGGGGAAATGGAATCGAAGCCCCCTACTCCACCAAGCTTCCGGGTGGGAGCTGGGAGAGCGTCCCCGTGGCTCAGCACCTGCAGGTGTGAGTCTCAGCACAGGGCTGGGGGAACACCCAAGGCCTCCCTCTCCTTGGTCAGACTTGGCTGGCCCCGAGTGTGCCGacacccccccatcccccccacgaTGAGAAGTCCAGGAGGAGACAAGTGACCTAAAGGGCATTTCTGAagttgatttttctctttatccttagctttcaaaaaaaaaaaaaaaaacccataagaaagaaaagaaaaaaatgtttaggaCACCCGTGAGATGTGAAGTGTAAGCTAAAGcttgcccccccaccccagtctgtCCCTTAGCAATAAGAGATGATGCCGTCCCTTCTGGCCCCACCCCGAGCCCCCCGTTAATGTGAGTTCTGGAGGGGCCCCATGCATGGTGTGTGAAGATTGGCCAACACTGCCCACCGTCCCGTCTTTGGCAAAGATTTTACCCTCGCTCCGGCTGGGCAGGGCCTGTGACCACTGAGCCCTGGGCACCAGAGAGAGGCCTGAGCCCAGGCCCCTCCCGGCTCTCCCCTGTCCTGGCCACCCGGCGGTGACGGGCAGGAGGAATCCCCCTCCATGGGCGGGTGCCAGCCCTGCGCCAAGACAGCCACCGAACACACACCGGCTGGAGACTTTAACTTTCTATGTATTGTTTAATTCAACAAGACTTTGCTGTTTGAACAAGAGCGGCCTGGTCTGTGTGGTGTCTCCCCGCCCGCCCCTCTGCTGCCGCCCCCTCCCACAGCCGCCTGCACTGGCATCAGGTTTGACCGAGTCCCCTTCTCTGTGGCTCTACGTCCACCCCAACAGCCCCGCTCCCCGGGCCGAGGTCCCAGCCACACCTTTCCAAGGACTCCTTGGACCCGCCCTTGGtttggccaagaaaatcccctTAAAATCCAGTCCGGGTGGAGCCACTTGCAGCCCAGAGGGTGGGGAGGCCTGGCCCTCCTCGCCCCCCAGTTCAGGGCTCGCCCGGGCCTGGCACGGTCACTTCTCCAGCATCCTCTGAGAAGGGGTCCGGGCATCCTGGGCCCGGCCACCGGCGGGGTCTGGGCCCAGCGAGGGGGCAGAGGGGGCGCACAAACCTACGGGGCAGCAGTGACGGGGGACGCGGGCACAGTCCTGAAGGCGGCCCAGGCCCCGAGCCAGGCTGTGGGGGCCCCGGGGTGAGGGCGGGGCCCCTGCTCAGGGGGGCGCCCCAGTCTGGGGAGGCGGGGAGCGCTGCCCAAAGGTTCTGGAGGGCGCCGATGCCCCCGGGGCCAGGACGGGCAGTGCCAGGGGCCCGGCCCGCTCGGTGGCGCGGCTTCTGCCCCGGGCCCGCCCGCGACCCCACGATGGAGGAGGCGCCGCCCCCTCTtctcccggccccggcccggcggGGCCTGCTGGGGGGGCCCGCAGAgtcggggggccggggggccgggtgAACCGCGTCATGCCGGGGGGGAGGCCCGGCGGGGGGCCCACGGAGGTTCCGGGCCGGATTCGAACCCGCGCCTCAGAGGCGCCGGGCCGGGGGTGGAGGCGGGGCCGGGGCAGCCGGGGCGGGGCCCGGGAGAGGCCGGCTTCTGACGTCACCGGCCCGCCCTCCCCACGTGACGGAGCCCCGCCCCCTCGTCCTCGCTCTCCCCCCCCGCGCCTGCGCTATAATCTCCGCGCCCTCCGCTcgcgccgcccctccccctccccctcccccctccccctccccctgcccctgcccccccccccccgccccggaaGGAGAAGATGGCGGTGAACCAGAGCCACACGGAGGACCTGCGCGTCATCGTCCCGCCGGGCGAGAGGTGCGGGGCAGCCGCCGCCGAGCCCGCCCCGCCGGCGCGTCACGGGCAGGCCACGCCCCTTCCGCCCGCGGAGCGCCTGGGCAGCGCGGGCCCCCCGCCGGCCGGGAGGGGGAGGGTCGCGTTGGGGAGAGCTCGCGCGCGCCCCCCGCCGGCCGGGACGGCGAGGCGCCTTTGTCCGCGCAGGGGATCCCCGAGAGGCAGGAGCCGGGGCCGAGGCAGCGCCGCGGGGGGCCTGGACTGCGCCCCCCGCCTCTGGGTCCCCCGCGAGCCCCCCACCCCTTGTTGCCCCCCATTGTGCCCGAGCGCCCCCTCCCCTGACGGCAGCCCCGCCCTCCGGACCCGCGCCCCACCCGGGGCTGCCCCAGGGGGGCTGTGTTTGGGGAGCCCCCGGCCCCGCGGGTCCCCCGGAAGGCCAAGGCCGGCGGCCCCCGAGATGAGCCTCGGCTTCCTAAAGGTCTGCGACCCCCCAAGCCTGGCCTTGAAAAAGCCCCTCCGGTGCCCCCCGTGTCGGCCTCACAGCGGGCCGCAGCCCCCCGTTTCCTCCCCGCGCCCCGAGACACAGACACAGTGTCCAGCCTCGTGTTTGCGGGGTTCTGGACTCCAGACTGTCCCCCTCCCCGGGACGCGTGCACAGAAGCCCCGAAGCGGGGCCAGGCTGCCCTGGCTGCGGCCTCCAcagcccccggcccggcccggccacAGGGCCCTCAGAGCTGTCCTGGGTCCCGGACGTGCCGTCGGGGTCCGTCACAGCCCGCGTTGCCGTGTTGGCCTTGCCATGGTCAAGGGAGAACGGAGACTTTCcctggggggtgggagggggctGGGCCCAGCAGGCGCTGTCCGCGGGGCCGACCCCCCCTTTTCTGGCCTCCCCAGAGCCCGGACGAGGCTGGGTCTCCCCCACTCAGAGGGGCGGCCTCCACCTCTCCTCACATCCCCAGCTCCCAGCTCAGGGCACTGCTTGTCCCAGGGGAGCTGCTCCTCTTCCTTCATGCTTTGGCCTTCATTCCTTCGTGGCCTCGCTAGGCCACAGGGTCCCAGGGCTGTGTGCCCTTTGGCCACCCCATGGCCAGCCCGAGTCATTTTGAACTTCCCAGAAGGATGGGGCAGCCTCGGTGGGACCATTTTCACTTGTCTACGTGGACAGTATTTGCACATTGGTTCCCCCCCGGGGGGCAGCCCTCTCTCCTGCTGGGAAATTCTTTTCAAGAAGGTGCCTCGGTGCCCGTCAGGGCGGGCATCCTTGGCCTGGTTTCTGTTTTGCTTTCATTCAAAGCCCTGCCATGGCAGTGGGATTAGCCTTACTCTGCCAGGGCTTAGGGAGAAGAACTGGACAGACTTAAAAAGGGAGACTAGGCCAGCAGCAAGACCTTAACAAGTACACTCAGACTCCAGCCTTGAGAATTCCCTCCCCTTGGGTGGGAGACACATCGGCTTCCAGAGCGAGCCCCACAGTGAGGGCGCTGACTTACCCACAGTCTTGTGGCAATGCGAACAAGGTGGCTGCGATACAATCCTGGGTCTCTAGGCTCCCCAAATCCAGTGTCCTTTCCACTGCATGTGGAATGTTCCTGCACTTGGCAGAGAGGGAATTAGTCCCTTGTGATGGACACCCCTGTTCTAGGCACCTTCTGGCACCATTGGCTAGTACTGAATGATACCTAGGGAGTAATGGCGTGCCCTCCAACCTGACCTAGAAGGAGCCATGAAAGGGTGGCTGTTATCATCCCGGCCCTGTGGGGAGGGACACAACACTCACTGGTCTGGGCAGGTCACCGACCTCACCTTCCTAGGTCCTCTTTCCCATCATAGGCAAATGCCTCAAAGAAGCCATCTACAGTGAGGGCCTGcacttcccctcctccccatcttGTTCAAACCTTCCAAAGTTTGGTTTCCAGCCTCATCACTCAGCTGAAGCTTCCCTCTCCCTCATTCATGATGGACCTCCTCAGACAGTCTCCTCTCGGGCCTTGGCCTTCTTAACTTCTCTGCTTCCTTGTTCTCCAATGATGCTCCTTTCTCCTGGCTCTCCCGGAATCTGTCTGGCTGCTCCTTCCCAGTCTCATCCATGTCATGGCCCCCTCCCTCAGGGTATTCCACAGGCCATCGTCctgtctccctttccttttctctatacATCTTCTCCTCCCTCAGTTCCATGACTTAATATTTACCAGTGACTCAGTCCTGGTCCCTCCTTAGCTCCAGGCGCACCTTGCCAATGGCCTGAATGTCCCAGAGCTGGTCAGGAAGGATTTCTAGAAGCACGGTCTAAACTACTGCATTCTAGGCCACAAAACagtcctgctctcaagaagctcacactACCCAGTGGAAGAGTCCGCGGGCAGACAAGTGTGGAGGAACACGatggagatggagaaaatgaTCCTCTCAGAGCGACCGTGGAGAACCAGGGAGGAGATTTCCCAGCCGGCGCCCAACAGCAAGCTCCCTCTCCCAGTCCAGATACCCAGTGGGCACTGCCCTCTTCCTGGCTGTCCTTCgttctgggttcagatcctgcctctgatgtCCCACCTGCATTCTTGCTCTGAATCCCCTTCTCACCTCCATCTCTGCCCAGTCAAAGGCTCCCTGATCCTCCAGGCCTAAGCCAGTGCCACGTTTCACAGTCAATGAGAGAGACCTTGGCGATCACCCAGACCACCATTCCTGACCCCCTGCGCTGCACCATGGTGCACCAGACAACTGGTTGTTGCACCTCCGCTTGGAGCCGCAGGCCAGTTTGGGACTCATCGATTGATCCGCAGAGCTGTCCAGACATCGGAACAAGCCTCCCTGTCTCTCCCAGGCCGGGCCCCTCCTCTTCTCCACCGGGCTCCCTCAGACCCTCAGTGACGCTGTCCCCTCCACCCTGGTCAGTCATTGAGTGACAGGAATCTCAGGTCTTTTCCTACCTCTCCTCTGGTGCTTCCGCAGCTGTTGGGTGCATTCCTGGCTCCCAGTATCCAGAGCAGTGCCTGGGCCCCTGAGGAAGAGGCAccatgacttacccagagtcacatagccatCATGGCTCAAGGGCAAGACCTGAACCCTgctcttcctgaatccaaagccagCTAGCTCTTAATCTACTATTTCATACTACCCCTGAGCCCAAGGTGGCATGACActaacagactttttttttttagttttttttgcaaggcaaatggggttaagtggcttgcccaaggccacacagctaggtcattattaagtgtctgaggtcagatttgaacccaggtactcctgactccagagcctgtgctccatccactgcgccacctagccacccccagactcTCTTTTTAACCACAACATCTAGAATCCTGCCTGGAACCCAAGTTAAGCTCAACAAGTGCTAATCTCAAGAATCAACCGTCTTCTTCCCTTTCTGGAAAATCAATCTGTTTGGCCACTGTCAAGCCCATGGCAATGGCCCGCAGTCTTCCCTGGCTTCCACCGGAGAAGACCTCTTACTTCTGtagttcatttgtttcagttgtgtccaactcttcttgccccgatatggggttttcttggcagataactggagtggtttgccatgttcttcaactcattttataaatgaacagactgaagcaaatagggctaagtgacttgcccagggtcccacagctagtgtctgagactggatttgaactcaggtcctcctgactccagggattctgtgctctatccaccacaccacccagctagaaaatgacaaaagaaacacTGAAATGGCATTTCTGTATCCTGACTTGTGTCTGCATCTTCTGCATGGCAGATTTCCCTAAGGCAGTCTCTtctgcttccttcttcctctctaatcCTGGGCCCATCTCACTGTCCTCCCGATGTCCTCCCAACGTCCTCCCGACTCATTGAATGGCCCGGCCATCGAAGAATCTGGCTaccaggcatttttttttatttggttttggatTGTTGGTCCAGTCTGTTTTGAGGAATCATGACTTTCTGTTATGTTTTAAGGTGGAATGTCTTCAGCTGGGGCATCATCTTCCAACTAAAGGGGGCTTCAGTGTAGGACAGAGGGAAAGGTCCTTAATTTGGAGTGAGGGATCCTTGATGTGAGTTAAACCATTAGACCCAAAGCCGCCTCAGGCAGAGATGATCTTTTGCCCATCTTTATTTCTTGGTGATCACTTGTTGACTGATCTTGCCATCTTGGCATCTCTCTGCCCCTTTGGTGCCTGCAGAGATGGGGTCTGTAGTAGAGGACTTTGCAGACGCATGTGGGGTCCTTCTCCTGTCTTCATCAAGGACATTCTCAGAAAGGCAGACACAAGGCCTGAAGTGTCCTTTGGATCATCCATTTGGAACATCTTTTTATTGATGAAAGGTCTCATGAAGTGGTCTCAGGTCATGTTCAGGATGCATGAGATTGGACATGTGGTAGGAATGGGCACTAATGGCAGGGTGGCAGCCAGTGACTGTGGGCTCCTGTGGGTCCTGTGAGCCCAGACAAGACTGGGTCACTCTCCTCCTCGGGAGGAGACACAAGCTGCTCCTGGACTCTCAGTCCGGAATGAGCACCATTCACATACATGGGTCAATAAACGTTTGGGATATCCAAAGTGGTCAAGGAAAAGGGCAGTGAGCAAGGTCAAGGGAGGGCAGGGTGGCGATGCTTGGCTAGCCCAAGTGACCTTGCACTCTCctgcttcctcctctttccctacAGTGTTCTGCTAGACTATGAAAATGTGGATCTGACCTTCTCCAATGTGTCGGACACAACCAACCTCTTCAAGGGCTCCAGGAAGGGAAAGGTGTATCTCACCCAGCATCGGGTAACAGAATCCCCAGCCTGGGGCCTTTCCTCTAAGCCTCCCTTGGGTCTAGAGCAGCGGCCTTGGCTGGGAGCAGCCCCACACAGAGTGGGTAGGAAGGCCGTCCCTGGGGTCCCTCTGTCAGGAAAACTACAGCCCATAAGGCAGACGCTTCAAGGACTGGGGTCCCCATTTTCTAGATGGTGccttgggttcaagtctggcTCTGACCCCTCCCAGCCCCTTGGCGAGGTATTGTAGTCTTGTGAGGCCTGGCCTTTGTGTCCACATGAAGCAGGGAGTGCCTTTAGCCTCCAAACCCAAGGGGGCAGTGGCTGTGGCCCAGTCCTCTGGCTGGCAGAGCCAGCTCTGCGCTCTTCTCCTCAGTAACCTGGGCACAGCTTCTTACCTGGTCTTCCCTCCCCcgctgccaggtgatcttcattGTCTCAAAACTCCCCAAGGACTCCTTCAGGTCCTTCATGATGCCATTCAATCTAATGAAGGATTACTCGGTGAAGCAGCCCACCTTCGGCGCCAACTTCTTGAAGGGGACCATCTCCGCTGCATCGAATGGTGTGTAGTGCTCTTGGGACCCAagctccctccccctcccctttccatcATAGCTCCCCCGTATGCCTAGCTTGCCGCCCCGTCGGCTTGGGGCTCTTTTTCCCATCAGGGGGCTGGGAAGGAAAGGCCGACTTCAAACTGATCTTCCGGAATGGAGGCGCCATTGAGTTTAGCCGCTTGATGATGCAGTGCGCATCCAATGGTGAGCGGCCCTGCCTGAAGCTCTGGAGGCACCCATTAAAGTGGGGGTTCATGGGGGCCAGGGCCTCTCTGTAAGCTGCCCTCGACACCCTTCCTTTTCAGCTGCTAAGGGTCTCCCGCCTCCAATGGTTGTTAGATTCAACCTCCCTCCAAAGACCAGTCTCTACGCAGCTGTGGGGTACCACAAGAGCCCGACTGGCCAAGCCCAGGTCATCTATATGTTGCCCAGCAATACACTATCCCCTTCAGGTGAGCTGCTGCCTGGCTGGGTCCAGGGCTTCTCTGGGCATCGCCAGGCATCAGGTGAGGGGGTCCCCTTCCCCATTTCAGCTCTGTGGGGCACTACACTGAACCCCCAGACCAACGTCTCTCCTGTCATTCCTATCTCTGTGGTTAATGTTCCTGTGCCGGTATGGATCAGTCACTCCCAGAAGGGGACTGGGGTTTGGAGACAGAGACTTGCTTCTGATGACCCCTGGCTGGGACAGGTTCATTTTG from Macrotis lagotis isolate mMagLag1 chromosome 2, bilby.v1.9.chrom.fasta, whole genome shotgun sequence includes these protein-coding regions:
- the WBP2NL gene encoding postacrosomal sheath WW domain-binding protein isoform X1; this translates as MAVNQSHTEDLRVIVPPGESVLLDYENVDLTFSNVSDTTNLFKGSRKGKVYLTQHRVIFIVSKLPKDSFRSFMMPFNLMKDYSVKQPTFGANFLKGTISAASNGGWEGKADFKLIFRNGGAIEFSRLMMQCASNAAKGLPPPMVVRFNLPPKTSLYAAVGYHKSPTGQAQVIYMLPSNTLSPSGYLMPRSSAPGCVLPPPGYGPPPPGYEPRPPGYQPPLPTLPALPPGNQSPPPGFVPPPPGFVPPPPGFVPPPPGFVPPPHGFAIPLPASETPAFPNAGPPAAQPVNTDPPSSQAPSDQSKPKSQEGEPETQG
- the WBP2NL gene encoding postacrosomal sheath WW domain-binding protein isoform X2, whose amino-acid sequence is MRLDMCVLLDYENVDLTFSNVSDTTNLFKGSRKGKVYLTQHRVIFIVSKLPKDSFRSFMMPFNLMKDYSVKQPTFGANFLKGTISAASNGGWEGKADFKLIFRNGGAIEFSRLMMQCASNAAKGLPPPMVVRFNLPPKTSLYAAVGYHKSPTGQAQVIYMLPSNTLSPSGYLMPRSSAPGCVLPPPGYGPPPPGYEPRPPGYQPPLPTLPALPPGNQSPPPGFVPPPPGFVPPPPGFVPPPPGFVPPPHGFAIPLPASETPAFPNAGPPAAQPVNTDPPSSQAPSDQSKPKSQEGEPETQG